In Synechococcales cyanobacterium T60_A2020_003, a single genomic region encodes these proteins:
- a CDS encoding phenylalanine--tRNA ligase subunit beta codes for MRISLNWLREYIDITLSPEELADALTMAGFEVEEIEDRRSWAEGVVIGHVLERSPHPNADKLSVCTVDIGAKESSTIVCGAANVRAGIYVPVATLGTYLPKIDLKIRPRKLRDVPSEGMICSLAEVGLQKESDGIHIFTQDGLKPGEDARPFLGLDDVILDLTSTANRADVLSMIGVAREVAAITGNSLRLPEIPESFNYGDTGKLSISVDDSKACPIYIGTAIANVTIQPSPAWLQQRLEAAGTRPINNVVDVTNYVLLEWGQPLHAFDGDRLQALAGKSPLKLGVRLAKSGETLKTLDGQERKLQEQNLLITANDHPVALAGVMGGEDTEVFEGTTNLILEAAIFDSVAIRRSARAQGLRTEASARYERGVNQAELETACRRALQLLVELADGTLGTQAVDDRRTAIATTQAIELRLERVNELLGPIDLSKVHGASMTSSMDDADIGELSVADVERVLTALGCQMKFTGEGVWAVTVPPYRYRDLEREVDLIEEVARLYGYNNFYETLPDKTEPGFLSFEYAASRKVRTALQAVGLTELIHYSLGKPTGKETEIALANPLLAEYSALRTELLPGLIDAFQYNLEQGNGALNGFEIGRIFWRDEDGYNEADIVAGIMGGDRRQSRWTTSGQEQPLGWYDAKGILNAVFERLGLTVEYQPDRRNPLLHPGRTASLWVQGERLGTFGQLHPKVRQERGLPDAVYAFELALDVLFDQLEREDLITPIFKPFSSYPGSGRDIAFYAPVETSVAELERAIRKAGGALLETVALFDEYRGKNVPEGKRSLAFRLVYRASDRTLTDEEVEKTHQKVRDVLVEKFGVETRS; via the coding sequence ATGCGTATCTCTCTCAACTGGTTGCGTGAGTACATCGATATCACCCTGTCCCCTGAAGAGTTGGCCGATGCGCTGACGATGGCTGGGTTTGAGGTTGAAGAGATTGAAGACCGTCGAAGTTGGGCGGAAGGCGTGGTGATTGGTCATGTGTTGGAGCGATCGCCCCATCCCAATGCCGATAAGCTCAGCGTGTGTACGGTGGATATTGGTGCGAAAGAATCTTCGACCATCGTTTGCGGTGCGGCTAACGTGCGTGCTGGCATCTATGTTCCGGTCGCTACGTTAGGAACTTATTTGCCCAAAATTGATTTAAAAATTCGTCCGCGCAAGCTGCGGGATGTGCCCTCGGAGGGCATGATCTGTTCCCTGGCGGAAGTCGGTTTGCAAAAAGAGTCCGATGGGATTCACATCTTTACCCAAGACGGATTGAAACCGGGCGAGGATGCGCGTCCCTTCCTGGGTTTGGATGACGTGATTTTGGATCTGACCTCCACCGCCAACCGTGCTGATGTGCTGAGTATGATCGGTGTAGCGCGAGAAGTCGCTGCCATTACGGGCAATTCCCTTCGGTTGCCGGAGATTCCTGAATCCTTTAACTACGGCGACACAGGCAAGCTTTCAATCAGTGTCGATGACTCCAAAGCCTGTCCTATTTATATTGGAACGGCGATCGCCAACGTCACGATTCAGCCCTCCCCGGCGTGGCTGCAGCAACGTCTGGAAGCGGCAGGCACTCGCCCCATTAACAACGTGGTCGATGTCACCAACTATGTGTTGTTGGAGTGGGGACAGCCTCTCCATGCCTTCGATGGCGATCGCCTCCAAGCCTTAGCAGGTAAATCGCCCCTGAAACTGGGGGTGCGGTTGGCGAAATCGGGCGAAACCCTGAAAACCCTAGACGGTCAGGAGCGCAAATTACAGGAACAAAACCTGCTGATTACCGCTAATGATCATCCCGTAGCGCTGGCCGGGGTGATGGGCGGCGAAGATACGGAAGTGTTTGAAGGAACGACGAACTTAATTCTAGAGGCCGCCATCTTTGATTCCGTTGCCATCCGACGCTCGGCACGGGCACAGGGACTCCGCACCGAAGCCTCTGCCCGCTACGAACGAGGGGTCAACCAGGCCGAACTGGAGACGGCTTGCCGACGAGCGCTGCAATTACTAGTAGAACTGGCGGACGGAACCTTAGGAACCCAAGCCGTTGATGATCGACGCACGGCGATCGCCACCACCCAAGCCATCGAACTTCGCCTGGAGCGGGTGAATGAGTTGCTTGGCCCCATTGATCTCAGCAAAGTCCACGGGGCATCAATGACCAGCAGCATGGATGATGCCGATATTGGCGAACTGTCGGTAGCCGATGTGGAGCGAGTGCTGACAGCCTTAGGCTGTCAGATGAAATTCACCGGAGAGGGGGTCTGGGCGGTAACGGTTCCGCCCTACCGCTATCGAGATCTGGAACGAGAAGTGGATCTCATTGAAGAAGTAGCGCGGCTCTACGGCTACAACAACTTCTACGAAACCTTGCCGGATAAAACCGAGCCAGGATTTCTCTCGTTTGAGTATGCGGCATCGCGGAAAGTGCGAACTGCCCTCCAGGCGGTTGGCTTAACGGAACTGATCCACTATTCTCTGGGTAAACCCACGGGCAAGGAAACTGAAATTGCCCTCGCCAATCCGCTTTTAGCGGAATATTCGGCGTTGCGAACCGAACTGCTACCCGGTTTAATCGATGCGTTCCAGTACAACCTAGAGCAAGGCAACGGCGCACTGAATGGCTTTGAGATTGGGCGCATCTTCTGGCGGGATGAGGATGGCTACAACGAAGCGGATATTGTGGCTGGCATCATGGGGGGCGATCGCCGTCAAAGCCGATGGACCACGAGCGGTCAAGAACAGCCCCTCGGTTGGTACGATGCGAAGGGAATTTTGAACGCTGTCTTTGAGCGTTTGGGGCTAACCGTGGAATACCAGCCCGATCGCCGCAATCCCCTTCTCCATCCTGGACGGACGGCCTCGCTCTGGGTTCAAGGAGAGCGCTTAGGAACCTTTGGTCAACTCCATCCTAAAGTCCGCCAAGAGCGAGGTTTGCCGGATGCAGTCTACGCCTTTGAACTGGCTCTAGATGTACTATTCGACCAGCTTGAGCGTGAGGATTTGATCACCCCAATCTTTAAGCCCTTTTCCAGCTATCCGGGCTCCGGTCGAGATATTGCCTTCTATGCCCCGGTCGAAACCTCAGTGGCAGAGCTAGAGCGAGCCATCCGCAAGGCAGGCGGCGCACTCTTGGAAACCGTTGCATTATTCGATGAGTATCGCGGTAAAAATGTACCCGAAGGGAAGCGTAGCCTGGCCTTCCGCTTAGTCTATCGGGCGAGCGATCGCACCCTCACCGATGAGGAAGTCGAAAAGACCCATCAAAAAGTGCGCGATGTCCTCGTCGAAAAATTCGGCGTCGAAACCCGCAGCTAA
- a CDS encoding peptidase M15A, translated as MAKLAADQRNYYYLIDAERTGIHKSILAALYAAHQSPFLNDEETGLGISPANRIPPDILKTFSGQVQYAANTLRSLTSVLTATGWRGTDIWDPDQGRYTDRFLQEIANGYTPNVNDFSAALLESTDFDTLKAAYLEDIAQSFQAVSMPQNLAYLDGALLTFAERVPRYYKGLVQQRDAVVEAFRLWRKFDNRQIAINFLREMPPHTPLTESIDEGMVDRGLMLFAQNVARHYSGYPNQREALIRLVQLWRQLDSREGAIASLQKNISAETDLALIDPALIAFVQRIPQQYQRKAEQRHAITEAYRLWRQLDSRASALTAIGIDPQSLSTAPENREQLLSVAAHLDRELLAFVKQIPITYHEEDHQREALIRLVQLWRKLKDQETALESLLDDVQRMQRAHPSSPEAAPPPQATPLPPRPSRWTPDNIQIYAAIIPNGTFTWAEATHGGTRMPPNQNAVDAIVRIARLAQEARNRIGRPFCIITWYCPTDDHTHVAGISQRHHGVGDAIDFYCEGLTGDQIYWALDPWWPGGLGRYAQYPYLCHLDARRERSRWIH; from the coding sequence ATGGCAAAACTTGCAGCCGATCAGCGCAACTACTACTATCTCATCGATGCCGAGCGCACGGGCATCCACAAATCTATCTTGGCGGCTCTATACGCAGCCCACCAATCGCCATTCCTCAATGACGAAGAAACCGGATTGGGGATTTCCCCTGCAAACCGGATTCCGCCCGATATTTTGAAAACCTTCTCAGGCCAGGTACAGTACGCTGCCAATACCCTGCGGAGTCTCACCAGCGTGTTGACGGCAACGGGATGGCGCGGCACGGATATTTGGGATCCCGATCAGGGACGCTACACCGATCGCTTTCTTCAAGAAATTGCCAACGGCTACACCCCAAACGTCAACGACTTCAGTGCTGCCCTTCTCGAATCCACAGACTTTGACACCCTCAAGGCCGCTTACCTAGAGGACATTGCCCAATCCTTTCAGGCTGTCTCGATGCCCCAAAATCTGGCCTATCTGGACGGGGCATTGCTCACCTTTGCGGAACGAGTCCCCCGTTACTACAAAGGACTGGTGCAACAGCGGGATGCTGTGGTGGAAGCCTTTCGCCTCTGGCGCAAGTTCGACAACCGCCAAATCGCCATCAACTTTTTGCGCGAGATGCCGCCCCACACTCCCCTTACCGAATCGATAGACGAGGGCATGGTCGATCGCGGTTTAATGCTGTTTGCCCAAAACGTAGCGCGACATTACAGCGGCTATCCCAATCAACGGGAAGCCCTAATCCGATTAGTCCAACTTTGGCGACAATTGGATTCCCGCGAAGGGGCGATCGCCTCCTTACAGAAAAATATCTCTGCCGAAACCGATCTAGCACTCATTGATCCGGCTTTGATTGCCTTCGTTCAGCGCATTCCCCAGCAGTACCAGCGCAAAGCCGAACAGCGTCACGCCATCACCGAAGCCTATCGCCTCTGGCGACAGCTTGACTCGCGAGCCAGTGCCCTTACTGCCATTGGTATCGATCCGCAGTCCCTTTCCACTGCACCGGAAAACCGCGAGCAGTTGTTAAGCGTTGCCGCCCACTTAGACCGGGAACTGCTGGCATTCGTGAAACAAATTCCGATTACCTATCACGAAGAAGACCACCAACGGGAAGCCTTGATCCGCTTGGTGCAGCTTTGGCGAAAGCTGAAGGATCAGGAGACCGCTCTGGAATCGTTGTTAGACGATGTTCAACGGATGCAGCGGGCGCACCCCAGTTCTCCAGAGGCCGCCCCTCCGCCCCAAGCTACACCCTTGCCTCCCCGTCCCAGCCGCTGGACACCCGATAATATTCAAATCTATGCCGCTATTATTCCCAATGGAACCTTTACCTGGGCTGAGGCCACCCACGGCGGAACGCGGATGCCGCCCAACCAAAATGCTGTAGACGCGATTGTGAGAATTGCGCGACTAGCTCAGGAGGCGAGGAACCGGATTGGGCGACCCTTTTGCATCATAACCTGGTATTGTCCGACGGATGACCATACGCATGTCGCTGGAATCTCCCAACGTCACCATGGGGTAGGCGATGCGATCGACTTCTATTGCGAAGGGTTAACGGGGGATCAAATCTACTGGGCCCTCGATCCCTGGTGGCCCGGTGGGTTAGGACGATACGCGCAGTATCCCTATCTATGTCATTTGGATGCCCGCAGGGAGCGATCGCGCTGGATTCACTAA
- a CDS encoding tocopherol cyclase family protein, which translates to MVRLFSSFPYSLQTPHSGYHWDGSDRRFFEGWYYRVTLPDIRQTFAFMYSIEDPIGGKPHSGGAAQILGPNDEYLCRSFADVSQFWAWRDGLGLGHWRSPSLDLQPQHLTPDEFEAQIREGYQATATWHQGTLRDPGTGHSARWQYEITPVYGWGNSDQPQQSTAGWLSQFQIFEPGWQILMAHGWATGWIEWKGDRYTFDHAPAYSEKNWGGSFPQKWFWLNCNAFENEPDLALTAGGGRRRVIAWMESVAMVGIHYRGQFYEFVPWNGSVNWEIHPWGTWRMWADNGDYAVELVGTTTHPGTPLRAPTEQGLVFCCCDTMHGSLTLRLYDKGDRTQPILEAHSQVCGLEVGGSPWTDVWRSEGQTASVMIG; encoded by the coding sequence ATGGTACGTCTTTTCTCTAGTTTTCCCTATTCATTGCAAACACCCCACAGTGGATACCACTGGGACGGCAGCGATCGCCGTTTTTTTGAAGGATGGTATTACCGCGTCACGCTGCCTGATATTCGGCAAACCTTCGCCTTCATGTATTCCATCGAAGATCCGATCGGTGGCAAACCCCATAGCGGCGGCGCAGCCCAAATCCTAGGCCCCAATGATGAATACCTCTGTCGTTCCTTTGCCGATGTGAGCCAATTCTGGGCATGGCGGGATGGGTTGGGCTTAGGACACTGGCGATCGCCCTCTCTGGATCTCCAACCGCAACACCTTACTCCCGATGAGTTTGAAGCTCAGATTCGGGAAGGCTATCAGGCAACGGCGACCTGGCATCAGGGCACGCTCCGCGATCCCGGCACAGGCCACTCCGCCCGCTGGCAGTACGAAATCACGCCCGTCTACGGTTGGGGCAATTCCGATCAGCCACAGCAATCCACCGCTGGCTGGCTCTCTCAGTTTCAAATCTTTGAACCGGGGTGGCAAATTCTAATGGCGCACGGTTGGGCAACGGGCTGGATTGAATGGAAGGGCGATCGCTACACCTTTGACCATGCTCCCGCCTACAGCGAAAAGAACTGGGGCGGCAGCTTTCCGCAAAAGTGGTTTTGGCTCAACTGCAACGCCTTTGAGAACGAACCGGATTTAGCCTTAACTGCCGGAGGTGGACGACGACGGGTCATCGCCTGGATGGAATCGGTGGCAATGGTGGGGATTCACTATCGAGGGCAGTTTTACGAGTTCGTACCCTGGAATGGGTCGGTGAACTGGGAGATTCATCCCTGGGGAACATGGCGGATGTGGGCGGATAATGGCGACTATGCCGTTGAACTGGTGGGCACAACGACTCACCCTGGAACGCCCCTCCGTGCCCCCACCGAGCAGGGATTGGTGTTCTGTTGCTGTGATACGATGCACGGTAGTCTGACCTTGCGGTTGTATGACAAGGGCGATCGCACCCAGCCCATTCTAGAAGCCCATAGCCAAGTCTGTGGATTGGAGGTGGGAGGATCACCCTGGACGGACGTATGGCGATCTGAGGGGCAAACCGCATCTGTTATGATTGGCTAA
- a CDS encoding YciI family protein — MPKYVLWGSYCDDVLTKREPHRQAHLDGLAKQKESGVLLTIGPTKDLTRVFGLYDADSEEVVRELVEGDPYWKHGIWTEYTIQEWIQAL, encoded by the coding sequence ATGCCCAAATACGTCCTCTGGGGCAGCTATTGCGATGATGTCCTCACCAAACGCGAACCTCATCGCCAAGCCCATCTCGACGGTTTAGCGAAGCAAAAAGAGTCGGGTGTACTGCTCACGATTGGCCCCACCAAGGATCTCACCCGTGTTTTTGGACTCTACGACGCCGATAGCGAAGAGGTAGTGCGGGAACTCGTAGAAGGTGATCCCTACTGGAAGCACGGGATCTGGACGGAATACACGATTCAGGAGTGGATTCAGGCGCTTTAG
- a CDS encoding protein kinase, with protein MSYCLNPGCQYPHNPETAQFCQNCGAPMRLSDRYRAIKPIGHGGFGKTFLAVDEYRPSRPKCVIKQFCPDQLEAHRLVKAQELFHQEAVRLEHLGHHPQIPYLLAHFTQAPYHYLVQSYVDGQNLAQEMALSGVFSESQIYDLLTSLLPVLQFVHDCQVIHRDIKPANIVRRQRDQQLVLVDFGASKLVSDAALYQTGTVIGSAGYAAPEQAGGKAVFASDLYSLGVTCVHLLTNVPPFDLYSFTDGVWVWRDFLPAPISSELGQVLDRLLQPAISQRFPSAEAVLEVLGQIEPDRSRSLSRRGVRGQSSIQRPASAVLQGRSPQQATPKTPSSSGFRIRVSSQPLVWRCLHTLHAHANSVAAIAMSPTGKFFASAGFDRTIKLWHLGTGALITTFEGHRAPVLSIVFSPDGRSLISGSVDNTIRIWDVETEALQRQLTHQAIAAVTISLAMSPDGQAIVTGSDDHMVRIWQLGTGKLLRLIPHPRAVAAVAISPNGQFLISACTDNLIRIWNFSTGELIHTLDAHKRDVNCVAVHPENTLLVSGSSDNTVNLWDLESGVLKRSLIGHLDWVRAVCISPNGQLLASTSDDHTIKLWSLPKGTLLHTLTGTRDGHHRAVNAIAFSPDSRTLISGSGDRTLKIWRYQ; from the coding sequence ATGAGCTATTGCCTCAATCCTGGTTGCCAATATCCCCATAACCCGGAGACGGCACAGTTTTGTCAGAACTGTGGAGCACCGATGCGGCTGAGCGATCGCTATCGGGCGATTAAACCCATTGGGCATGGGGGCTTTGGCAAAACGTTTCTTGCGGTTGATGAGTATCGCCCATCCCGACCCAAGTGCGTGATTAAGCAATTTTGCCCAGACCAGTTGGAGGCGCATCGCCTGGTCAAAGCCCAGGAGCTATTTCACCAAGAAGCTGTACGATTGGAGCATTTAGGGCACCATCCCCAAATTCCCTACCTGTTGGCGCACTTTACCCAGGCTCCCTATCACTACCTGGTGCAGAGCTATGTAGATGGGCAAAATTTAGCGCAGGAGATGGCCCTGTCTGGGGTGTTTAGCGAATCCCAAATTTATGATCTGTTGACAAGCCTGTTGCCCGTGCTTCAGTTTGTTCACGATTGCCAGGTGATTCATCGGGATATTAAACCTGCGAACATCGTGCGGCGACAGCGGGATCAACAACTGGTGTTGGTGGATTTTGGGGCATCTAAACTGGTATCGGATGCGGCGCTCTATCAAACCGGGACGGTGATCGGCAGTGCGGGGTACGCTGCGCCGGAGCAGGCAGGGGGCAAGGCCGTTTTTGCCAGTGATTTGTATAGTTTGGGCGTGACCTGTGTGCATTTGCTGACGAATGTGCCGCCGTTTGATCTCTACTCGTTCACGGATGGAGTGTGGGTGTGGCGAGATTTCTTACCCGCGCCGATTAGTTCAGAGTTAGGGCAAGTGTTGGATCGGTTGCTGCAACCTGCCATTAGTCAACGCTTTCCGTCAGCAGAGGCGGTATTAGAGGTGCTTGGACAGATTGAGCCTGACAGGTCGCGCAGTCTAAGCCGTCGGGGCGTTCGGGGACAATCGAGTATTCAGCGGCCTGCATCTGCGGTTTTGCAAGGGCGATCGCCCCAACAGGCGACACCCAAAACACCATCGTCGTCCGGCTTTCGGATTCGGGTATCGTCGCAACCCCTGGTGTGGCGATGCCTTCACACCCTGCACGCCCATGCCAATTCCGTCGCGGCGATCGCCATGAGTCCGACCGGAAAGTTCTTTGCGAGCGCTGGTTTTGATCGCACCATCAAGCTATGGCATTTGGGAACGGGGGCATTGATTACGACCTTTGAAGGCCATCGTGCTCCCGTATTATCGATTGTCTTCAGTCCCGATGGGCGATCGCTGATTAGCGGCAGCGTGGATAATACGATTCGGATTTGGGATGTGGAAACGGAGGCATTGCAGCGGCAGTTGACCCATCAAGCGATCGCCGCTGTCACCATATCATTGGCGATGAGTCCCGATGGACAGGCGATCGTGACGGGTAGCGATGACCACATGGTGCGGATCTGGCAACTCGGCACCGGGAAGCTGCTACGCCTGATTCCCCATCCCCGTGCGGTGGCGGCGGTGGCGATTAGTCCCAATGGGCAGTTTTTGATTAGCGCCTGTACCGATAACCTCATCCGGATTTGGAACTTTAGCACTGGCGAACTGATTCACACCCTCGATGCCCATAAGCGGGATGTAAACTGTGTGGCGGTTCATCCTGAAAATACGCTGTTGGTGAGTGGCAGCAGCGATAACACCGTGAACCTGTGGGATTTGGAGTCTGGTGTTTTAAAGCGATCGCTCATTGGACACTTAGACTGGGTGCGGGCGGTGTGCATTAGTCCCAATGGTCAGCTTTTAGCGAGTACCAGCGATGACCACACGATTAAGCTCTGGAGTTTGCCCAAGGGAACGCTGCTCCACACCCTGACCGGAACACGGGATGGACATCATCGGGCAGTGAACGCGATCGCCTTTAGTCCCGATAGTCGGACGTTGATCAGCGGCAGTGGCGATCGCACCCTCAAGATCTGGCGATATCAGTAA
- a CDS encoding isochorismatase family protein — EIYHASPARNPSFMQQRHYPGVTAEVCVQITMREANNRGYECLLVEDATESYFPEVKQATLDMVCAQGGIVGWVGTTDDLISGIHALHAP; from the coding sequence TGAAATTTACCATGCCTCTCCCGCCCGCAACCCCTCTTTCATGCAACAACGCCATTATCCAGGCGTAACCGCAGAGGTTTGCGTGCAGATAACGATGCGTGAGGCCAATAATCGGGGATATGAGTGTCTACTCGTTGAAGACGCGACGGAGAGCTATTTCCCAGAGGTTAAGCAAGCGACGCTGGATATGGTCTGTGCCCAAGGGGGAATCGTGGGTTGGGTTGGTACGACGGACGATTTGATATCCGGGATTCACGCACTACACGCACCCTAG
- a CDS encoding HAD family phosphatase, producing MTFIPKSLQTAPDFVARLSDISLVATDMDGTLTLDGRFTIALLESWERLRQVGVEVLIVTGRSAGWVNGLSHYFPIVGAIAENGGLFYKTGHEHPDYLVDLEDISTHRQRLREMFDQLCQDFPNLRESGDNAFRLTDWTFDVTGLSDAELDQLGDRCRQQGWSFTYSTVQCHIKPATQDKADGLLTVLDRHFPRLNPDQVITVGDSPNDESLFDARRFPLSVGVANLRHYGDRLTHHPTVITTEAEVNGFCELVGAIVTAHTSG from the coding sequence ATGACGTTTATCCCCAAAAGTTTGCAAACAGCGCCAGATTTTGTGGCTCGGTTGTCCGATATCAGCTTAGTCGCTACGGATATGGATGGCACATTGACCTTGGATGGACGGTTTACGATCGCCCTTTTGGAATCCTGGGAACGGTTGCGCCAGGTGGGGGTAGAGGTGCTGATCGTGACGGGGCGATCGGCGGGGTGGGTGAATGGCTTGAGTCATTATTTTCCGATTGTGGGGGCGATCGCTGAGAATGGCGGGTTGTTCTACAAAACGGGTCACGAGCACCCCGATTATCTGGTGGACCTGGAGGACATTTCCACCCATCGCCAGCGTTTACGGGAGATGTTTGATCAGCTTTGTCAAGATTTTCCGAACCTGCGGGAATCGGGAGATAATGCCTTTCGGCTCACGGACTGGACGTTTGATGTGACGGGCTTATCGGATGCGGAGTTGGATCAGTTGGGCGATCGCTGCCGTCAGCAGGGGTGGAGTTTTACCTACAGTACGGTGCAATGCCACATTAAGCCTGCAACCCAGGATAAGGCGGATGGATTGTTGACCGTTCTGGATCGCCATTTTCCTCGCCTAAACCCGGATCAGGTTATTACCGTTGGCGATAGTCCTAACGATGAAAGTTTGTTTGATGCCCGTCGGTTTCCGCTGTCCGTGGGCGTTGCTAATTTGCGGCACTATGGCGATCGCCTCACCCATCATCCCACCGTAATCACCACCGAAGCCGAGGTTAACGGATTTTGTGAATTAGTAGGGGCGATCGTCACCGCTCATACGTCTGGATGA